TACTTGACATGTTAGTTACTTGTCAAAATCAAGACCCGCGCGCCTTGATTAAGAAGACCAAACCTGATACCTGGGATCTAGTTAcgaaaatgaaatttaatatCTGCATCAGATCGCCGTGAAGAACCCGCAATCTCTTCTGTAAATGCAAACCCAGTGAAGACGAGTACTGCTCCtgcatcattttaaaatatcttttcataattaataatttatcaaaaatggGATCGGATGAGTTTTCTTTACAACTGTTTTAACTAGTTACATTATACGTACGTGGGAACAACTTTTACTAgtttcattacaagaaaaattacgATGAGAattgacttattttaaaataaaatagttattttttaataaattatttgtcacaaataaatatttttgcatTAATTTCGTGTATTTCCAGAAGGTAATGTTGGGCAAATGCTAGTTAACGAGAGTACTAGCCATTTTCTGAAATCCAGTGTTAATTCCCCTTATTTGtgtctttttcttaaaaaaaaaaaaatcgattaaCATGATTGATCTGATCCGGCCAACTTTTAACTGCTCCATTGAATAGCCCGCAAGCTCACGTACGGCCGCCACTAGCTTGAAggagctagctagcagcttactacataaattaatataattaccCTAATTAAGTTTTCAAATGACGTCTAGAGAAAAAGATTGAACACCCAGCTTCAAGATAAGTTGATTGTCTTTGATTTGGTGTTTAAGGGGAATAGATTGATGGATAAAGGTGCTGATTTCAAGACATCTCACCCACATTATCCTATAAGGAAAGCATCGTGGTTAAAGAAGCTTGAATAGTTGTTTTCATTTCAGCTAGCTACTTCAATTTCAGACACATGCATGATCGGTCTATATAGCTAGCGTTGTCAACTCTTATATATAACTGTTCGCTCGTCATTCTCTTATTAATCTCTGGTCTATGTATCTCTAACTCGCCGAATTAGTCTAAGCGAGCGAAACAACACGGTGCACGcatgcttatatatatttaacatgcATGCACCATACGTATAAATGCTAGACAGTTTCTTCAATTAAAGGGCAGTCCTATATAAGTACCAAAGCTGCATTTATCAGCTGCAACAATTAATACATCGAAACTTTCccatccaaagaaaaaaaacttcagCAATTCCAATACGCAAACCAAACATTAGTGAGGTAAGGCAGAAAGAATCTAGTACTGCtgaatgggttttttttttttttttttttttttgactctCTTTTCATGGAGAATACCAAAGCAAAGAATTTTGTTTGGCTGTGGTTCTGAGGAGTTATATCAAAGTGGGTGATGAAAGGGAGGGAAAATGAAGAGAAGGGTGTATTTGGAGCTAGCTAGggaataaataaattgacaaGTTTGCTTAGATTGTAAGGAAATGGCACCATCCATTCTTGTTTGACCCGTATTTTACGGCTAACACAACGCCCCATTGTTCTCTCATCCCTAACCTAACTTTCTCACTCCTTTCACTGATCCTGATCTCCTCTTTTCTATTTGCACCGAATCCAAAACCACCACTCACCCAACTTCCGCCACAGGTACGTACGTGCAGTCAATTGCTTGACCTTAGATCTCTAAAGCCTAAATAAACCCCacgaaagaaaatatatatatatatataaattccaatttcatttatatacgGTCTTTAAAAGTCGCCAATTAAATTTTAGATCCAAGACGTGGCACacattttcaacttttctaTACCAAACAGACATTCGTTTCAATTAAATCTCTATAGGTCAAAATTCATGGGAGTCATCTCATAAAACAACTATAACTTGTGCATGAACTTGGGGCCTAAGTACCGTAACCGTCGTAGCTAGACATTAGCCCTTCTGCCTGAAAAGACCATGCATGAATCTTTTTATCGCTCtctgtatatatgtgtgtgcatgGGTGCATGGGTGCATGAGTATAAGAAGATGACTGGTCGTGCAAGTAAGAAAACAGCTTAggactaatattattattgatatattatttcattaattggATTGGACTGTATCTAGATTTCTAGTATTAATTATCAAAGGGCTAGCTGCATTTGTTTAGCAATATTATTAATGCTTATATATCTTCCGTTggattttctaaattaatatcacttatattatatattctctAGTGTCGACGCACCATATAATTAGAGTCTTCGgcaatgtttttaataaaaatatgtatttaaattcttATCTAAATTTGAGAGTGCCAGGTAGAAAAGAGGTGGACatataaattaagttttatgtacagtatttatctaatatttaatgttatctAAATTAATCACACtaacaacaatattaaataatattgcaggcacatttcatatatatgttatatatctCTCACTCTAATTAAGATTTTCAAGTTCATGCAATGTATGTAGGTACaatcattgaaaagaaaattaaagtgtcCGGCCTAGCTCGATTCTTACTGCAATATTAATTAGAGCATTTCATCGTCTTCTTCTGCGTTTAGTCTTCAGCATCGTCGTCTTTAAACAAATCGGTAAGAAATCACAGTGGgtctttgtcttcttcttcacaggtcttcgtcttcttcctctcaGAGACAACTAGACATGGAAGTTGGATCAACAATGGCGCACCTGCTCCCTCTCCGTGTGAGTCTCCCTGTAGTTGAGAGTCACAAAGCAGCTTCTTCGAAGCCACTGAAGTTTTCTAAGAGAACACGGGAGTCCAAGACACTTATTTACAATCCTAGAAAAGGTAAAAAGGAAGAACTTCCTGCTTGGTTCccaagaatttaagaaaatgaacAATTGGGTTCcctttgaaaatttaaaaaaaaaaaaaaaattcacttcaattagtataataattacCATTGTGCGAAGTTTAAGGTcatatttacttgtttttttctCAGCAGCCTTAGGATGGTGTTCTTCAGTAATTGGTTTCATTTAATGCTAATGCAGAAAAGGAAAACTTCtcgtttggaaagaaaaatcgTAGAGAGGAAAATAAATTTGGTCTGAAAAGTCGCAGAGAAATGAGGATGTGGGAAAGTTtagaagaatgaaaaataattcaaaatggtGCGTTTGGTCATGTTTGCCACATCAGCAGCCGCTTACGCGGCACTTACCTTACTCAACTAAACTCAGcgtttttcattaattaatatcttTGATCGGTCATATGCATAAAAGGTTTGTACCTACATTTAATTTCTATGGACGATTGGTGTATTCGGCCTATAGAATTACAATTTACAGGAAGTTATACATGTATCATTAATTAATCTATTCATTACCCCGCCGGCCCGCCGGAAATATGCTGTAGTTTTTGCTTTTAGCTAGAACGGATcgatatttttcttccttttcttcatttGATTTCTGCCGTTCCATCTAGCCtacaaagaaaattataaaaactacTTCATAAATtgactaaaattaaaattaataggTATGGCATATGATATCAAATTAATGaggttaatttataaataacgaAGGTGGGGCCTAGCTAGATATATAGCTAGGTTTTATGAAACAAATGGCAATCTGGTCGACCCATCTCCTAAGTGATCAATAATGCCAGCTGGGACCTGAAAGCATGCACGCATAAATGCAACTATCAAAGTTGGGTGGCGTTTCGGTCCAAACCATGGCTTTCTAGCTGGGCCACAGCTGGACACGTATGGTCATGATCTTTTATATACAGATCAGATAGAAGACGTTGTCGACTCGTGATTGATGAAGGTATGGCTGTAAtcaaacgagagagagagagagagagagagaagccatcGTTTAGCTTTTAACATCTTCACCCCTAAAagcaaaatttttttctaatttctgttATTACAACTTTGTTAAGCTCTTTATGCAAAGATAACAAAAGACTTTATTTGGGCTTTTCCTCGATCGGTGTGTAATTAGCATGATCAACAGTGCATTTCCCAAGCCAAATCCCTCAAATtactctacatatatatatatatggatcttTAGTTTGCTTTTAgtctaaatcttttttattcatcatgTGCAAACTGATACTTGCGATCATTCTTAATAACTTTTGAAGTGTTATTCAAAGAGTGCTTCCTAACTACGTAACTTGAATCATAGCATGCAATGCCGCGAGATGTAAGGAATAAGGTAAATTGCATGTTACTTGTCTCTTGCCAtgtaattgaaaataattaaaatagcatttgaaaatatatatatatatatattaatgtcaaCGGTGCAATATTTGCTTGTCATGTTAAACAAAAACTCTAAACAAAATGGTAATAAATTATTCTCAATTAATGAGCGGATGAGTGAAGTCTCCGatgattaaattaataatagacgTCATTAAAGTATTACAgtgaccatatatatatgtgtatatatatatatatatatatatataatatgccgGCGCATCTATCTTCTTCCAAATTTTTACTACTTATTAATTATCGATAACAAATGTCATTCTATACTGCATATTTGTTTAATATCGATATATAGTAGCCTCCAAGTACATCCTAGTCATACTTGTGGTTAAGATGGGTTTGAAACCCATGTTCAACCTTAAAATCAATGCAAACGCATGTATGGAAGAGTATGAAAAGGGAAACTTCTTTCTTCTCAGTACTGCATATATACGTACCAGTGAAATACAATAACTATCTACCCAAGTTTGAGGATGAAAAACCGCTTGACTTATGCTACTAAGTGTATAAGACCTCATGATTGAATCGGGCTCTCTCGTTATACTGAATTAGTTCAATAATATATGCCACTCAATGCAGGCCAGCAGCCTTGAGAATATTTTGCAACTTGGGATGACATCATgcatgatttttatatataaaagttattttcatCAGTTACTGTCACCACTCCatactttatgaaaaacattcatacactctataaaaaatacattcatatcctatgaaaaaattatagatataaagTGTAAGAGTCAATAGTAACTGATGGATAACATTCCTCTTTCatatatacttcatttccatTCAACACGGTTGTGTCTTTTATAGAGAAGAAACCATTCAACATGGTTCGTGTCTTGGCAATACTTTCAAATGTTGTCACTCTCCGGCCCTCTCAGCTACTTCAGTACAGTTCGGGTATTTTGATACTGGGTTGAGCTACGTACGCACGTACATTTCCTTGCTTTCCACAATAGTACTCCTTAATTTTTGGTTGACATGATCTATTATAAGTAGTTTAGTTTGCTTTATTCTGTTTGTACGTATACATTATAGTACTTTTACGGGacgttataatttttaagttcaATTAGTTTTGGGATACTTCTATTCCCCATGCAAACTTCTTATTAAAGGTTTTCTTCCGTAAAAAACGAGGTTTTCTTAATATGATAAGATTTGAGGTGATGccctcttttaaaaaaataatgacaactATCTCTTTACCCTATTTATAAATCCAATCTAAAGCTGGTTAGAAATTGACATTGGCCATCTCACATGTGATCggttaaagaaaaatttaattgtaaacgATTTTGCGCATTAACATACGcatccattcaatatgattggttagaaaataaattttattaaaaataatactaatttaaatttaaaatataaaaataataatattaatacatagataattagtatacaaatttatttctaCCTAACAAAACTAGGTCACGGAAAGGCCATTTGTTAAGAAAGGAGATGGTGCTTTTTGGCGTGTTTCCGTACGTAGGGGAAAGCGCGCAATTAGTTCTCGAGACCCTCGGGACATGTACAGATGTCCGTGGAAGGTGATAATTACATGCATCTAGCGAAAATTCCAAAGGTTTTACGGATTCGCGTGGGTCATTAATTCCATCAAGGGAGAAGTGTGATTTAAAGAATTCGTTGTATGCCTGCGAGACCTTCGCTTAAGCTAGCatacattatttattttgtagagctttatttgattgtttttagaatttcatttttatttggattcttaaagatattatttaAGACCATTATGGTTGATTATGGCTGAGAAGATATgttatacacacacatacatatatatatatatatataaacgtttATGATCAATAGAGCTATAATTTTGagtgaatattttttaagaaatatataatttgtatagTTAATTATAAGATCGGGTAAGCTCTGCTAATTACTACCTTCGAATAAAAACAATGAAATTCACgtgaaaaaatcaatttttcataaCTTACATctctaatattatatcattttatatttttaatttactaaACGTACtttttgagttttaaatatataaggccttgctagctagctaggtaggtgcataaataaataatagatatcGGTGTGGTCACTTATTATTGGAAATTTGGATCTTTTGGTTGGAGATGCAACCAAATTAGTTGCCTCTCGGATGGGAGACATACACCATCAAGACCCGGATCGATGGGCAACCAAAAGGAGAGCGATTACCTCAATCCGGCCTAGGCCTGCATCTATGCTCCATCCCTCCTACCTCATGAGATTTTCTCCTCCGACCTCCGTGTTTATTTCTTCTTCGATCCTCGGGCATGCATATACAACACAGTCTTGACTTcaacacaaaagaaaagaacaagcgAATAGCTAGATATGAAATATCAGCATGTTCCTGTCAGGTTCATCCAAATTTGGCCACTAAAGAGCAATACCGACATTTCACGCCACAAATAAAGCACTATATATAGCACGAAAACACCAGAAACCTCCAACCACTACCATTTGCTTAGACAATCTGTGAAGGGCACAATGCAGGACAAccatacaaaaagaaaaaggggccgaaagaaaaaattaaatacggAGAAAAACGTCAGGTCATCACATCCCAGTACGCCACACAGACGAACCGATCGAGGGAGGAATCACTGTTATAGTTGCTATATGAAGGCTCACTTCGTTttggctagttttttttttttttttttttttttttgcaactcaAGAATTATTTTGGATGGTATTTTATGACAATGGTGGTGACACAATTAACATGTGTTATAGAAActttggaaatgaaattaaCATTAATGATCATATCAACGAGCGAACTGACGTCGAACACAGCCAACATCATACATGATAATTAAAGTTTCTAGAAGATATAATTAAGTTCCTACGTACAcgatactaaaaaaaaaatcagcatcATACAAAAAGTCCCTGGGCTGTACCTCGGCCTGATGATCCATGGCCTACAATGGACAAGAACGTATTCTTCATTGGGTAGCAGCATCCGAACCAATTTGAAGTTCTATGCCTCGCACCAAAGCACGATGTACTTGAAGTTGTTGATCTTGGATACGAGGAAGAGTAGCGCCCCAGATTATATTCTCGTTTCATCGAAGCTGGCGGTGATAAATTATATGCCGACGACCATGATGACAACGACGACGACGAGACTGATGAGAGCGATGACGATGGAGACACGAGGGCCTTCCTCGAAGTTAGCTTGAGGAAAATCTTGTAGAATGGGTCTGGCTTTGAGTTCTTCTTCGTGGAGTACAGCTTGGAAGTGGAATAATAGGAAGGAGGGGGTGtaaggggagggagagaggccTCCGAGAAGGTGTGCTTCGGGGTGCCTGGCCGT
Above is a genomic segment from Juglans microcarpa x Juglans regia isolate MS1-56 chromosome 1D, Jm3101_v1.0, whole genome shotgun sequence containing:
- the LOC121248734 gene encoding uncharacterized protein LOC121248734, which translates into the protein MLGGDSHNHRPEQSLHMKENDKFFSRLLSKETSVANSSCRVPYYGRESGAVPFMWESRPGTPKHTFSEASLPPLTPPPSYYSTSKLYSTKKNSKPDPFYKIFLKLTSRKALVSPSSSLSSVSSSSLSSWSSAYNLSPPASMKREYNLGRYSSSYPRSTTSSTSCFGARHRTSNWFGCCYPMKNTFLSIVGHGSSGRGTAQGLFV